From Pseudanabaena sp. PCC 6802, one genomic window encodes:
- a CDS encoding CAP domain-containing protein, which translates to MTTNANFVSEVLRLTNEFRAQNGLPPLKSNAELQASAQGHSQDMASGDYFSHTGKDGSSPWDRDKRVGYAANSMGENIAAGQTTPQIVVQGWIDSPGHRANMLNPSFTELGVGYYLLENDTGSVNYKHYWTQEFGSGDTDPSSNIPPGSNSNPNPNPNPNPNPNPNPNPNPNPNPNPNPNPNPNSDSIITGTNGDDTLKGGSRDEYFYGLSGNDLIRAGGGKDLIYGQRGNDTLYGEDGADLLIGGSNKDRLVGGNGDDLLLGTRCVSDPGNGRGEIDVLTGNAGRDRFSLGLSNNPKAFYDDGNSSSSGSKDYALITDFSLKDGDVIDLKGSAGDYRLKASSSGLPSGTGIFLKNSGEDELIGIVQNVDSLSLTSPAFNFV; encoded by the coding sequence ATGACAACAAACGCTAATTTTGTCAGCGAAGTGCTGAGACTTACGAATGAATTCCGCGCTCAAAATGGCTTGCCCCCGCTTAAGTCGAACGCGGAGCTGCAAGCCTCAGCACAGGGACATTCTCAAGACATGGCATCAGGCGACTATTTTAGTCACACTGGCAAAGATGGCTCTTCACCCTGGGATAGAGATAAACGGGTTGGTTATGCTGCCAACAGCATGGGCGAAAACATCGCAGCCGGTCAAACTACTCCCCAAATCGTCGTTCAAGGATGGATAGATAGTCCTGGACATCGCGCTAACATGCTAAATCCCAGCTTCACCGAGCTGGGAGTTGGCTACTATCTCCTGGAAAATGACACTGGGAGTGTAAATTACAAGCACTACTGGACTCAGGAATTTGGCAGCGGCGATACCGATCCAAGTAGCAATATACCCCCCGGTTCAAATTCAAATCCGAACCCGAACCCGAATCCAAATCCGAACCCGAACCCAAACCCAAATCCGAACCCAAATCCGAACCCAAATCCGAACCCGAACCCAAACCCGAACTCAGATTCAATTATTACAGGCACGAATGGAGATGATACCCTGAAGGGTGGATCCCGTGACGAGTATTTCTATGGATTGAGCGGTAACGATCTGATCCGGGCTGGGGGAGGTAAAGACCTCATCTACGGTCAGAGAGGGAATGACACCCTCTATGGTGAAGATGGAGCCGATCTCCTGATTGGCGGCAGCAATAAAGATCGCCTTGTTGGTGGTAATGGCGACGACCTTCTGCTTGGCACTAGATGTGTTTCCGACCCAGGAAATGGTCGAGGAGAGATAGATGTCCTGACTGGAAATGCTGGTCGCGATCGCTTTAGCTTAGGTTTGAGCAATAACCCGAAAGCCTTTTACGATGACGGCAATTCTTCATCCTCAGGATCTAAAGACTATGCTTTGATTACTGACTTCAGTCTTAAGGATGGGGATGTCATCGATCTTAAAGGTTCGGCAGGCGACTATCGCTTGAAGGCTTCTTCTAGCGGATTACCCAGTGGCACTGGCATCTTCCTCAAGAACTCAGGAGAGGATGAGCTGATTGGAATTGTCCAAAATGTCGATTCGCTCTCCCTGACAAGCCCAGCATTTAATTTTGTTTAA
- a CDS encoding heavy metal translocating P-type ATPase produces MRQTAASYSAKPGAADRTKSLPTITLKLLGMSCASCANRVESAIREVKGVVSGNVNFALEQATVTYNARETDPAIVQQAVEAAGYRAILLEASAIDSEDIERTVRLAEQRGLTRKVALGAFIGAILAIGSLPMMTGLSLPFIPGWLHNPWLQLLLATPIQFWGGSSFYIGAWKAFKNRTATMDTLIALGTSAAFLYSLAVTIAPGFFIAQGLQPAVYYEAAVIVIALILLGKLLENRAKGETSEAIRQLMGLQAKTARLIRNGQEVDVPIAAVQIDDVVLVRPGEKIPVDGEAIAGYSTVDESMVTGESIPVEKKVGDEVIGATLNKTGSLQIRARRVGKDTVLAQIVQLVQDAQGSKAPIQRLADRVTGWFVPAVIAIAIGTFVIWFNVMGNLTLATITAVEVLIIACPCALGLAAPTSVMVGTGKGAANGILIKDATSLELAHKIQTIVLDKTGTLTQGKPSVTDFWAVPDDRHDKNYLLQLIAALERHSEHPLAEAIVQYANTIAPAHESNSGSNWMAVTDFLAIAGSGVQGQVDESLVQVGTRRWFDEMGVDTQSLLEYQAAWETGGKTVVWVAIDGRAIGLIGIADRLKPSSCSAVSTLQKMGIEVVMLTGDNQATADAIAREIGIKRVRAEVRPDQKAMQVKALQAEGKLVAMVGDGINDAPALAQADVGMAIGTGTDVAIAASDITLISGDLQGIVTAIQLSRATIRNIQQNLFFAFIYNVAGIPIAAGILFPTFGLLLNPIIAGAAMAFSSVSVVTNALRLRNFRPSLFR; encoded by the coding sequence ATGAGACAGACAGCCGCCAGTTACAGTGCCAAACCAGGAGCCGCAGATCGGACAAAAAGCCTACCCACCATTACTCTAAAACTGTTGGGCATGAGTTGTGCTTCCTGTGCTAACAGGGTTGAGTCAGCCATTCGCGAAGTTAAGGGTGTAGTTAGCGGTAATGTCAACTTTGCCTTAGAACAGGCGACAGTTACATATAACGCCCGAGAAACCGATCCTGCGATCGTGCAACAAGCAGTCGAAGCAGCCGGATATCGCGCCATTTTGCTAGAGGCCAGTGCCATCGATTCTGAGGATATAGAAAGGACGGTGCGCTTAGCCGAACAAAGAGGTTTGACGCGCAAGGTCGCTCTGGGAGCCTTTATTGGTGCCATCTTAGCGATCGGTTCGTTGCCGATGATGACGGGATTGTCGCTGCCGTTTATCCCTGGCTGGCTGCACAATCCCTGGTTGCAACTCCTTCTCGCGACTCCAATTCAGTTTTGGGGCGGGAGTTCTTTCTACATCGGCGCTTGGAAAGCCTTTAAGAACCGCACCGCAACGATGGATACCCTAATTGCTTTAGGAACAAGTGCGGCTTTCCTGTATTCGCTCGCCGTTACGATCGCCCCCGGTTTCTTTATAGCGCAGGGTTTGCAACCTGCAGTTTACTACGAGGCAGCCGTAATCGTGATTGCACTGATTCTCTTGGGGAAATTGCTGGAGAATCGCGCTAAAGGGGAAACTTCGGAAGCAATTCGGCAACTGATGGGATTGCAAGCCAAAACCGCCCGACTGATTCGCAACGGCCAAGAAGTTGATGTCCCTATTGCGGCAGTGCAAATAGATGATGTCGTGCTGGTGCGACCAGGGGAGAAAATTCCTGTAGATGGCGAAGCGATCGCTGGTTATTCCACGGTTGACGAGTCGATGGTGACGGGCGAGAGCATTCCCGTTGAGAAAAAGGTAGGAGATGAAGTAATTGGGGCAACGCTGAATAAAACTGGCAGTTTGCAAATTCGCGCGCGGCGAGTTGGGAAAGATACGGTGCTGGCGCAGATCGTGCAACTCGTTCAGGATGCGCAGGGTTCCAAGGCTCCTATTCAACGTTTAGCCGATCGGGTGACGGGATGGTTCGTGCCTGCGGTCATCGCGATCGCGATCGGCACATTTGTGATTTGGTTTAATGTCATGGGAAATCTGACGCTGGCTACGATTACGGCGGTGGAAGTGCTGATTATTGCCTGTCCTTGTGCTTTGGGGCTGGCAGCACCAACATCCGTGATGGTGGGCACTGGTAAAGGCGCAGCCAACGGCATTCTGATTAAAGATGCCACCAGTCTGGAGCTAGCCCATAAAATTCAGACCATCGTACTCGATAAAACCGGAACGCTGACCCAGGGAAAACCCTCAGTGACAGATTTTTGGGCTGTACCGGACGATCGGCACGACAAAAATTATCTATTGCAACTGATAGCAGCACTAGAGCGCCATTCCGAACATCCCCTAGCAGAGGCGATCGTGCAATATGCCAACACGATCGCGCCAGCTCATGAATCTAATAGTGGCTCCAATTGGATGGCAGTGACGGATTTCCTCGCGATCGCGGGTAGCGGCGTGCAGGGTCAAGTAGATGAGTCTCTAGTACAGGTGGGAACGCGCCGCTGGTTTGATGAAATGGGGGTTGACACGCAATCGCTGCTGGAATATCAAGCGGCTTGGGAAACTGGCGGCAAAACGGTTGTATGGGTGGCGATCGATGGACGAGCGATCGGCTTAATTGGGATTGCCGATCGCTTAAAACCTTCATCCTGCTCTGCGGTCAGCACTTTACAAAAAATGGGAATTGAAGTAGTGATGCTAACGGGTGATAATCAAGCCACTGCCGACGCGATCGCCCGCGAAATTGGAATTAAGCGGGTGCGTGCTGAAGTCCGCCCCGACCAAAAAGCGATGCAAGTAAAGGCATTACAAGCAGAAGGTAAACTGGTGGCAATGGTGGGAGATGGCATCAATGATGCTCCAGCGCTGGCGCAGGCGGATGTGGGTATGGCGATCGGTACGGGGACGGACGTGGCGATCGCCGCTAGCGATATCACCCTCATTTCAGGCGATCTGCAAGGCATTGTGACGGCCATTCAACTCAGCCGCGCCACGATCCGCAATATCCAGCAAAATCTTTTCTTTGCCTTTATCTACAACGTAGCGGGCATTCCCATTGCCGCAGGGATTCTCTTTCCCACGTTTGGACTATTGCTCAACCCCATTATCGCTGGGGCGGCGATGGCATTTAGTTCAGTTTCGGTCGTCACAAATGCCCTGCGCCTGCGCAATTTCCGTCCTTCTCTCTTTCGCTAA
- a CDS encoding heavy metal-responsive transcriptional regulator, which produces MVAVIAQAQTLLQIGQVAELSNVPIKTIRYYEELGLLKSSGRTEGKFRLFPPEAIARLTSIKKLQKLGLSLQEIAEILQVYDRGNIPCDEIKQKLERQLVEIDRRIQELETLRAEIGELLSDWTPAASRSGEICPNLQRSMSMEVQSR; this is translated from the coding sequence ATGGTAGCTGTAATTGCGCAAGCCCAAACGTTACTGCAAATCGGACAGGTCGCAGAACTGAGCAACGTGCCGATTAAGACCATTCGCTATTACGAAGAACTCGGCCTGTTGAAGTCATCCGGTCGAACCGAGGGCAAATTTCGTTTATTCCCTCCCGAGGCGATCGCGCGCCTGACCTCAATTAAAAAGCTGCAAAAGTTGGGCTTAAGCCTGCAAGAAATTGCAGAAATTCTCCAGGTGTACGATCGCGGCAATATTCCTTGCGATGAAATTAAGCAAAAACTGGAACGGCAGCTCGTTGAAATCGATCGCCGCATCCAGGAATTAGAAACCCTGCGTGCCGAGATCGGGGAGTTATTGAGCGATTGGACTCCTGCAGCATCGCGATCGGGTGAAATTTGTCCGAATTTACAGAGAAGCATGAGCATGGAGGTTCAGAGTAGATGA